TGCAAAAATGGGGCAGGAAATTTTGATAAGCAATCCATGGCAGATACCATCATACAGTACTTTTGATTTGAGTGCGGGCTACACATTTGATTTCGGAAAGGTACGTGCTACTTTGAGCGGTAATGTCAACAACCTCTTAGATCAGGAATATATTGCTGACGCCCGTGACGGTAACAGTCATGATTGGGAATCGGCTACACGCGTACTCTATGGTTTCGGTCGTACCTATTCTGTAAGATTGAAGTTCAATTTCTAAACCAAGACAGATTATGAAGAAAAATATATTATTTAGTATGTGCGCCGGCTTGCTGCTTTTGGCAAGTTGCGACTACAACGAAGACAATTTTCCGGGGTATGATGACCTCACTAATGCCACGGATGTACAGAACGTTACGTTAACGCTCGAAGACGCCGAATACAAAACTATTGCAGGCATTGCCGCAAATAAAGAACTGGCGTTATCGAAAGACCCAGAAGGAGAAACTTATGCAAAAGCTTTGGAGGCAGTAGGCAAAAATAAATTCTTCACAGAAGACGCACCTGCCGCATGGTATCTCCCTGCATACATCAACGATAAACATCCTTATCTGAGCGATGGTTCTAAAGTAACTGTCAATTACAACAACTTTGAAGAACTTCCCGAGTATCTGAAGGACTTTAACAGCGTTTCTAAATACGACTTGACTTCTGACGATTACAAGGCAGTATGGGGTGAAACAGTATCAGCTTCCTTCCTGTCTCCGTCCACAGTAAGACAAATACCTGACCTTCTGGCAGAAGCAGTGAAGAATCCTGCTGATGGCGCTATGCGTCTGGTCAATTATGCTTATTCTGAAACAGAACCGAGCACAGGCGGCGGTGGTGAAGAACCGGAACCTACCTATACAAATATTGCTGATGCTATCAATTCAGGTGCCGGTACTTATGATGTAAAAGGCGAGGTTGTAGCAGCCAATGCTAAAAGTATTCTGGTAAAGGATGATACGGGCATTATAATGGTGTATCTAAGCGCATTGCCAACATATTCTTTAGGAGATGTGGTGACGGTTTCTGGTGTTATCAGTTCATATAAAGGTGCTCCGTTCCAGTTCTCTAAAGATGCAGAGATAGCAGTTGTAGAGCGTAAAACGACATTTGCATATCCTACGTCACCGAAAAATATGACCGCATCCGATATGGATGCTTATCTTACTACTCAACCTGTAGAATATGTAACTTATGAAGGAACATTAACTATTTCGGACGGTAAATACTTTAATGTTGCAGTTGAAGGTACTGCTACAGCTGTTGGTAGCATTCAGTATCCGATAGCAATTGATAATACTTTGGATGGTAAGAAAGTGAAAGTGACCGGATATGCAGTTGGCGCAAGTAGTGGTAAATTTGTGAATACTATCGCTACGTCAGTAGTTTCTGCTGATGGCTCCGGAACTGCTACTACACCGGTAGGGCTGATAGCTTTGTCTGCTGGCGGTGCATATACAGCGAGAGGTGTGGTTGCGGCTACCTATACACGAGGCTTTATGCTGACTGATGGTACAGGTAATATTTTGGTATATGAAAATAAACTTCCGACCTCTAAGATAGGTGATATTGTATCTGTATCTGGAACAACTGCAGCGCGTAATGGATTGATGCAGTTTGGAAATAATGGCTTGTCGGTTATTAAGGAGTCGGAAGGCAATACAGCCGTTGATGGTTTGGTTGCTCAGGTGATGACTGGTGAGGATATGGATAATTATATAGCTGCTCCACGTGTGGTTTATGCTACCTACACCGGTCTATTGACTATAGAAAATAAAGGCAGCTATAATTCCTATAATATAGAAATAGACGGTGCCACTACTGCCAAGGCTTCTTTCTCATATGCAGATGATGCTGCGATAGACCAAAGTCTCAATGGCAAGCAGGTTGTTGTATATGGATACCTGCTTGAAGCGAAAAGTGAAACAATCAATACAATGGTTACATCCGTTGCAGAAGTAACAGCAACTAATCTCAGAGCTTTTGGCATGACTCGTGCTATTACTTCCAAACCTAATACATCCGCAGTTTAT
The DNA window shown above is from Bacteroides faecium and carries:
- a CDS encoding choice-of-anchor J domain-containing protein, with product MKKNILFSMCAGLLLLASCDYNEDNFPGYDDLTNATDVQNVTLTLEDAEYKTIAGIAANKELALSKDPEGETYAKALEAVGKNKFFTEDAPAAWYLPAYINDKHPYLSDGSKVTVNYNNFEELPEYLKDFNSVSKYDLTSDDYKAVWGETVSASFLSPSTVRQIPDLLAEAVKNPADGAMRLVNYAYSETEPSTGGGGEEPEPTYTNIADAINSGAGTYDVKGEVVAANAKSILVKDDTGIIMVYLSALPTYSLGDVVTVSGVISSYKGAPFQFSKDAEIAVVERKTTFAYPTSPKNMTASDMDAYLTTQPVEYVTYEGTLTISDGKYFNVAVEGTATAVGSIQYPIAIDNTLDGKKVKVTGYAVGASSGKFVNTIATSVVSADGSGTATTPVGLIALSAGGAYTARGVVAATYTRGFMLTDGTGNILVYENKLPTSKIGDIVSVSGTTAARNGLMQFGNNGLSVIKESEGNTAVDGLVAQVMTGEDMDNYIAAPRVVYATYTGLLTIENKGSYNSYNIEIDGATTAKASFSYADDAAIDQSLNGKQVVVYGYLLEAKSETINTMVTSVAEVTATNLRAFGMTRAITSKPNTSAVYRYDATTSKWRAYTSEVASVAVLQPGDYTSIGSTYVSKPAETLPIYLKQNYPYAKKDDIMAVVYYSNSDLVITATEFVYDGAAWAQTTVSTPSVIVFLKSQGVWTEAKVYYSSSFLNDDDGGFFTQDIELSDLKSIWKLDKAYGWKGSGYSGGNKVTESWLVSPEISLKKSALPVLKFDIAINYLNDGELAKNLNVMISTNYAGDVTEADWTELTVEGMPAGDSWDFSTVTPVDLSAYKDQNIRIAFRYRSDLAVATTTEIKNLSIQE